One window from the genome of Streptomyces sp. NBC_00287 encodes:
- a CDS encoding IS630 family transposase (programmed frameshift): protein MRYAQGGGLSDERRQFREGIRMMAAERFAAGEPSSAIAAELRVSVRSVQRWRRLWDKGGPRALRSAGSASVPRLSDAQFAQLEAELAKGPVAHGWPDQRWTLSRVKTVIGRRFHKSYTLQGVRKLLIRHGFSCQVPTRRAVERDEEAIWLGEGDLAARGNTAAALDAWVVFEDEAGFSMTPPTARTWARRGHTPVIRVRGRTSRQLSIAALACYKTGQPSRLIYRPKRHGSRREGRRSFAWTDYRDLLIAAHRQLRAPIILIWDNLGTHLCADMRRFIDGQNWLTVVQLPAYAPELNPVEGIWSLLRRGYTTNVAFTNTDHLIRTVRQGLRKIQYRPALLDGCLAETGLTLHPS from the exons ATGAGGTACGCGCAGGGCGGCGGTCTGTCGGACGAGCGCCGGCAGTTCCGCGAGGGGATCCGCATGATGGCCGCAGAGCGGTTCGCCGCTGGTGAGCCGAGTTCGGCGATCGCGGCGGAGTTACGGGTCAGCGTCCGGTCGGTGCAGCGGTGGCGGCGGTTGTGGGACAAGGGCGGCCCGCGGGCCCTGCGGTCAGCGGGATCCGCCTCCGTTCCCCGGTTGAGCGATGCCCAGTTCGCCCAGCTGGAGGCGGAGTTGGCGAAGGGGCCGGTGGCGCACGGCTGGCCGGACCAGCGCTGGACACTGTCACGGGTGAAGACCGTGATCGGCCGGCGTTTCCATAAGAGCTACACCCTGCAAGGGGTGCGCAAGCTGCTGATCAGGCATGGCTTCTCCTGCCAGGTGCCGACCAGACGGGCCGTCGAACGCGACGAGGAGGCCATC TGGCTGGGTGAAGGAGACCTGGCCGCACGTGGAAACACCGCGGCGGCGCTCGACGCATGGGTCGTCTTCGAGGACGAAGCCGGCTTCTCGATGACGCCGCCCACCGCACGCACGTGGGCCAGGCGCGGCCACACCCCGGTGATCAGGGTGCGCGGCCGCACCTCGCGCCAGCTGTCCATCGCCGCCCTGGCCTGCTACAAGACAGGCCAACCCTCCCGCCTGATCTACCGGCCCAAGCGGCATGGCAGCCGACGTGAGGGCCGCCGGAGCTTTGCCTGGACGGACTACCGAGACCTCCTGATCGCCGCTCACCGTCAGCTCCGCGCCCCCATCATCCTTATCTGGGACAACCTCGGCACTCATCTCTGCGCGGACATGCGCCGCTTCATCGACGGCCAGAACTGGCTGACCGTCGTCCAGTTACCCGCCTACGCTCCCGAGCTCAACCCGGTCGAAGGCATCTGGTCGCTGCTGCGACGCGGCTACACCACCAACGTCGCCTTCACCAACACAGACCACCTCATCCGCACCGTCCGCCAGGGACTCCGCAAGATCCAGTACCGGCCGGCCCTCCTCGACGGCTGCCTCGCAGAAACGGGACTCACCCTCCACCCCTCATAA
- a CDS encoding B12-binding domain-containing radical SAM protein yields the protein MTVDPTVSLVFPPLVETSLGGYYPSLAMLDGWLLKHGVISRQADLNAEFAEFILAAGALSDLATGVAPNVAPDSLPAALARWAQNNADQLIDAHGVFHFGRTAPLGYVMEEIARPFLLDPTPEELFGLAHTEASEWARQWHSRFMQSRRWDVVLPQSVRLLGISVPMGPQIIPALLMAEAARAAGFSGRIILGGPALSLMDDDDLERLLRSNRAVDAVVRFDGEMPLLKLAQQTASEIWVPADVAGCTFIDEGGAFTVVPPGPGLRMSELVCPRYDEDILRRIPEPVFSVTQARGCYWGKCDYCDFVELYDGSPPYRGRQPNAVVEEMIELNRRYGATKFTLVTESIPPAFARRMSSALLARELRFQWDSFAMVDRRFDAELLQLMADAGCTALIIGMETMVSRVLKLVHKSADREENIRFLREARDTGIKLGINLIPDLPSTTYEEAISALSDIKQYSDCIDSVSVFPFEATKSSKVGRSPENFGLIVEASSLIGGQAQYTLNNAGLVDPAMTPHERMQVHEVYNRFSRELNRERAEGATSSESVQVASPQLVEDRPSRMFRFAVEEFDWHVYAELLTVTQVRRREVARISHRIDGLVEPLVDGRRFSFSDFQEVTRLGRQAGKLLGNLIDAGIVMPVEE from the coding sequence ATGACGGTGGATCCCACAGTCTCATTGGTCTTCCCACCGTTGGTCGAGACGAGCCTGGGCGGCTACTACCCCTCACTGGCGATGCTGGACGGGTGGTTGCTCAAACACGGCGTCATCTCTCGACAGGCGGACCTTAACGCGGAATTTGCAGAATTCATTCTGGCCGCGGGTGCGTTGTCGGATTTGGCTACGGGCGTTGCTCCAAACGTGGCTCCGGACAGCCTGCCCGCAGCCCTGGCCCGATGGGCTCAGAATAACGCCGACCAGCTGATTGACGCACATGGGGTCTTTCATTTCGGTCGGACTGCCCCTCTTGGCTACGTCATGGAGGAAATAGCCCGTCCCTTCCTCCTCGACCCGACGCCCGAGGAGCTATTCGGGCTGGCGCACACTGAAGCGTCGGAGTGGGCTAGGCAGTGGCACTCCAGGTTCATGCAGTCCCGTCGATGGGACGTCGTGTTGCCCCAGAGCGTCCGCCTATTGGGTATTTCCGTCCCCATGGGGCCGCAAATCATCCCTGCCCTTTTGATGGCGGAGGCAGCACGCGCAGCCGGGTTCTCCGGACGCATCATCCTTGGGGGCCCGGCCCTAAGCTTGATGGACGACGACGACCTTGAGCGGCTTCTACGGTCGAACCGAGCTGTTGATGCCGTAGTTCGCTTTGATGGCGAGATGCCATTGCTGAAGCTGGCGCAGCAGACCGCATCTGAAATCTGGGTTCCTGCCGATGTCGCCGGTTGCACCTTCATTGACGAAGGTGGGGCTTTTACTGTTGTCCCGCCTGGCCCGGGGCTTCGGATGTCTGAACTCGTATGTCCTCGGTACGACGAGGACATACTCCGCCGTATTCCGGAGCCGGTCTTCAGCGTCACACAGGCTCGTGGCTGCTATTGGGGGAAGTGCGACTACTGCGACTTCGTCGAACTCTACGACGGGAGCCCGCCATACCGGGGGCGCCAACCGAATGCAGTCGTTGAGGAGATGATCGAACTCAACCGCCGCTATGGCGCCACTAAGTTCACCCTCGTTACGGAGTCGATACCTCCGGCTTTTGCTCGACGGATGAGCAGTGCCCTGTTGGCGCGCGAACTGCGGTTCCAATGGGACTCCTTTGCCATGGTTGACCGGCGCTTCGACGCCGAGCTGCTCCAGCTAATGGCAGACGCGGGGTGTACCGCGCTGATCATCGGTATGGAAACCATGGTCAGTCGAGTGTTGAAGCTCGTGCATAAATCCGCGGATCGCGAGGAGAATATTCGCTTCCTTAGAGAGGCTCGCGATACCGGAATCAAGCTGGGAATCAACCTGATCCCGGACCTGCCGTCGACTACGTATGAAGAAGCGATCAGTGCACTGAGTGATATCAAGCAGTACAGCGACTGCATCGATTCAGTGTCGGTATTCCCGTTCGAGGCCACGAAATCATCCAAGGTTGGCCGTTCGCCAGAGAACTTTGGTCTGATAGTCGAAGCGAGTTCACTCATCGGCGGCCAGGCCCAGTACACACTTAACAACGCGGGGCTGGTCGATCCAGCGATGACGCCCCACGAGCGCATGCAAGTCCATGAGGTCTATAACAGATTCTCCCGGGAACTGAACCGCGAGCGCGCCGAAGGCGCGACCTCGTCGGAATCTGTACAGGTAGCCTCGCCGCAACTCGTCGAGGACCGGCCCAGTCGTATGTTCCGTTTCGCTGTCGAGGAGTTCGACTGGCATGTTTACGCTGAGCTTCTCACCGTCACACAGGTGCGACGGCGAGAAGTGGCCCGGATATCCCACCGGATCGATGGACTTGTCGAACCCCTGGTAGATGGTCGGCGGTTTAGTTTCTCGGATTTCCAGGAAGTCACGAGGCTAGGCCGCCAAGCCGGAAAGCTCCTGGGGAATCTTATTGATGCGGGCATCGTAATGCCGGTAGAGGAATAG
- a CDS encoding IS110 family transposase, whose translation MRKREASESVLRIDWASDHHDIAVVDETGSLLARARIDDTAEGLDQLLRMLAEHGDSLQDPVPVAIETSRGLLVACLRATGRPVYAINPMAAARCRDRHTVSRKKSDHLDAMVLANILRTDAAAHRMLPADSEVAQAVAVLARAQQDAVWDRTQAGNKLTSHLREYFPSYLAAVGHRREGIDHAIARALLAAAPTPRQAAKLTRAQLRAVLKKAGRKNTIDREVERLHGALRASQMRHLPLVEEAMGRQAVALLRQLEAACASADDLAEAAVQAFEAHADAEIITSFPGLGPLSGARVLAEIGDDRTRFADARGLKAYAGSAPVTRASGKSVSVAARRVKNQRLAGVGYMWAFSAMAHSEGARAHYDRRREAGDRHTAAQRNLFNRMIGCLHHCLSHRVPFNEAVAFPTTREPHLALAA comes from the coding sequence ATGAGAAAGCGTGAGGCGAGTGAGAGCGTTCTGCGGATCGACTGGGCCAGCGACCACCACGACATAGCCGTCGTCGACGAAACGGGTTCACTGCTTGCCCGGGCTCGCATCGATGACACCGCGGAAGGGCTCGACCAGCTGCTTCGGATGCTCGCCGAGCACGGCGACTCTCTGCAGGATCCCGTTCCGGTGGCCATCGAGACCTCTCGCGGACTCCTGGTCGCCTGCCTGCGGGCGACGGGCCGCCCCGTCTACGCCATCAATCCGATGGCCGCCGCCCGGTGCCGGGACCGGCACACGGTCTCCCGCAAAAAGTCCGACCACTTGGACGCCATGGTGCTGGCGAACATCCTCCGCACCGATGCCGCAGCTCACCGCATGCTTCCCGCAGATTCCGAAGTGGCCCAGGCCGTCGCGGTCCTTGCCCGTGCCCAGCAGGACGCCGTCTGGGACCGAACCCAGGCCGGCAACAAGCTGACCTCCCACCTGCGCGAGTATTTCCCCAGCTATCTGGCCGCCGTCGGACACCGCCGCGAGGGCATCGATCACGCCATAGCCCGGGCTCTCCTGGCCGCGGCGCCCACCCCGCGCCAGGCGGCCAAGCTGACCCGGGCGCAGCTGCGGGCCGTGCTGAAGAAGGCCGGCCGCAAGAACACCATCGACAGGGAGGTCGAGCGTTTGCATGGCGCGCTACGCGCTTCTCAGATGCGCCATCTTCCCCTTGTCGAGGAGGCCATGGGACGCCAGGCAGTTGCGCTGCTTCGGCAGCTGGAGGCCGCATGCGCGAGTGCCGATGATCTCGCCGAAGCCGCAGTGCAGGCGTTCGAAGCCCACGCTGACGCCGAGATCATCACCAGTTTTCCCGGGCTGGGCCCGCTCAGCGGGGCCCGAGTTCTGGCCGAGATCGGCGACGACCGGACCCGGTTCGCCGACGCCAGAGGTCTGAAGGCGTACGCGGGATCCGCTCCCGTCACCAGGGCCTCCGGCAAGAGCGTGTCCGTCGCGGCCCGCAGGGTGAAGAACCAGAGGCTGGCCGGCGTCGGCTACATGTGGGCCTTCTCAGCGATGGCCCACTCGGAGGGAGCCCGAGCCCACTACGACCGTCGACGTGAGGCCGGAGATCGACACACGGCCGCCCAGAGGAACCTGTTCAACCGGATGATCGGCTGCCTTCACCACTGCCTTTCCCACCGCGTCCCGTTCAACGAGGCCGTGGCCTTCCCAACCACACGAGAACCCCACCTCGCCCTGGCCGCTTGA
- a CDS encoding MFS transporter, with translation MKSIRSVGPGFARLWVSETASLAGSQVTLFALPLVAAVTLDVSAWEMGVLAASGSAANLVFGLSAGVMADRFERIRLMQVCNVLRLAVIGSIPLLYAVDYVSVPVMCVAAFAVGALTLVYDSAKAAVVPRLVERGSLTTANSWMQGSVAAADVAGPGLAGVLVQILGAPLALLADAASYLIGVIFLQGTPRVPPEREEHSEGHFSAIRRGFSYLWRDSVQRPLALAAGHYNVFHAMFFAVFTLFALRELHLTPLQLGIAGTCTGIAGILAVSASTWIADRLGYGRVMVAVYALPGAIAVVIPMLPAGNQWLSLVVVSVCEFLWTIVVVVNLVVSESIKQVRTPDPLLGRVTSSLRFLSSGADPIGALLGGALASTLLGLRGTLVLASVGLVTSTLWPLSRQVRRIRTLDDLELGQSPPKAEAGAA, from the coding sequence GTGAAAAGTATCCGCTCGGTAGGCCCGGGCTTTGCGCGGCTCTGGGTTTCGGAAACCGCGTCACTGGCGGGGTCCCAGGTGACCCTCTTCGCCTTGCCGCTGGTTGCAGCCGTAACACTCGATGTGAGTGCGTGGGAGATGGGGGTCCTGGCAGCGTCGGGATCGGCCGCCAACCTTGTGTTCGGGCTCTCTGCCGGCGTCATGGCCGACAGGTTCGAACGCATACGGCTCATGCAGGTGTGCAATGTGTTGCGTCTGGCCGTGATCGGCTCGATCCCCTTGCTGTACGCGGTAGATTATGTCTCCGTTCCCGTCATGTGCGTGGCTGCATTCGCAGTGGGTGCTCTCACACTCGTGTACGACAGTGCGAAGGCTGCAGTCGTACCCAGGCTCGTAGAACGAGGCTCCCTGACGACAGCGAACTCATGGATGCAGGGAAGTGTGGCCGCAGCCGATGTGGCGGGCCCGGGGCTGGCGGGGGTCCTCGTCCAGATACTTGGAGCACCGCTTGCTCTGCTTGCTGATGCAGCGAGCTACCTGATTGGCGTAATATTTCTACAGGGCACGCCGCGTGTGCCTCCAGAGCGGGAGGAGCACTCCGAGGGCCACTTCAGCGCAATTCGGCGTGGTTTCAGCTATCTGTGGCGGGACTCGGTGCAGCGCCCACTGGCCCTGGCGGCGGGTCACTACAACGTGTTCCACGCTATGTTCTTCGCTGTCTTCACCCTTTTCGCTCTGCGTGAACTGCACCTGACCCCGCTTCAGCTCGGTATCGCCGGAACCTGCACAGGAATTGCCGGCATTTTGGCTGTATCGGCCAGTACCTGGATCGCCGATCGTCTCGGATACGGGCGCGTCATGGTTGCTGTCTACGCTCTGCCTGGAGCTATCGCCGTTGTTATCCCCATGCTGCCTGCGGGGAATCAGTGGCTCTCCCTGGTAGTCGTGTCCGTATGCGAGTTCCTCTGGACCATTGTCGTCGTCGTCAACCTGGTGGTGAGCGAGTCCATCAAGCAGGTACGGACACCGGACCCACTGCTGGGGCGGGTGACGTCTTCTCTAAGGTTCCTTTCCTCCGGAGCAGATCCGATCGGTGCCCTCCTGGGAGGTGCTCTTGCTTCCACCCTGCTGGGTTTGCGTGGAACGCTTGTTCTTGCCTCCGTTGGGCTGGTGACATCCACTCTCTGGCCGTTGTCCCGACAGGTTCGTCGTATTCGTACGCTCGATGACCTCGAATTGGGCCAGTCCCCGCCCAAAGCGGAGGCTGGTGCGGCCTGA
- a CDS encoding ThiF family adenylyltransferase, with the protein MRLLETVSSTLVDDGFVLIQGRQSLRVRAPRAWSEKTLAQLRQGWLLHDRWDAVGGRQFLQLVEELERMGWLRKSSTVVSVPPRLERQFGYLTLFGADPDAMTDRLMRASVALLGVGGVGAVVAQHLVAAGVGSLVLIDYDQVQIHNLNRQLAFTGEDIGRPKTEALASRLRALDPELQVRTIHRKVEVPDDLSDVSRVDMLVVCADTPGEVGTIAWKWCLASGTPWMRAAVGHEEGYWGPLLDPGLGHCLGCFDQWRLGQLSDLEQQLERELRQPTPWSFGPTNTVVSAWGAHDIVQYLCGDTPVSLNARVTVDFGTPAVRRSVQPPVRACEGHCSVGART; encoded by the coding sequence GTGCGTCTCCTCGAGACTGTTTCCTCGACGCTGGTCGACGACGGGTTTGTGCTCATTCAAGGGCGGCAGTCCCTTCGCGTGCGCGCGCCCCGTGCGTGGTCAGAGAAAACACTCGCTCAGTTGCGTCAGGGCTGGCTGTTGCACGACCGCTGGGACGCGGTCGGCGGACGCCAGTTCCTGCAACTCGTCGAGGAACTCGAGCGCATGGGCTGGCTCCGTAAGTCGTCCACAGTCGTGTCGGTGCCACCGCGCTTGGAGCGACAGTTCGGATATCTGACCTTGTTCGGTGCGGATCCCGATGCCATGACCGATCGGCTCATGAGGGCGTCGGTCGCGCTGCTGGGAGTCGGCGGTGTGGGCGCTGTGGTCGCCCAGCATCTCGTGGCCGCCGGCGTCGGGTCTCTCGTTTTGATCGACTACGACCAAGTCCAAATCCACAACCTTAACCGCCAGTTGGCGTTCACGGGTGAGGACATAGGACGGCCCAAGACTGAGGCGCTGGCGTCTCGGCTGCGCGCTCTTGACCCTGAGCTGCAGGTACGGACGATCCACCGCAAAGTAGAGGTGCCGGACGACCTGTCTGACGTCTCCAGGGTCGACATGCTCGTCGTGTGCGCTGACACTCCCGGCGAGGTTGGAACCATCGCATGGAAATGGTGCCTGGCCAGTGGCACACCTTGGATGCGTGCCGCAGTGGGCCATGAGGAGGGCTACTGGGGGCCTTTGCTTGATCCAGGGTTGGGACACTGTCTGGGGTGCTTCGATCAGTGGCGTCTGGGGCAGCTGAGCGATCTGGAGCAACAGTTGGAGAGGGAACTCCGGCAGCCGACACCCTGGTCCTTCGGCCCGACCAATACTGTCGTGTCCGCGTGGGGGGCACACGACATCGTCCAATACTTGTGCGGGGACACCCCCGTGTCGCTGAATGCCCGAGTAACTGTTGACTTCGGCACACCCGCTGTTAGGCGTTCGGTGCAGCCACCTGTACGAGCCTGTGAGGGGCACTGTTCTGTGGGAGCGCGGACGTGA
- the istA gene encoding IS21 family transposase: MVLDPHRWLELRRFRGLYESGAMSLREIAKETGLNRRTVTKYLSGEAPVAPPKRTAEGRQHRRAVDEVAPLIDAMLNSEILLKASVIHERLASEYGVTINYQRVKIYLQEARPRIAEELGISPGELAGLHRRFEVIPGAQAQVDWGDEGKILAHVGIPKVYSFHMTLSYSRDPFCCFTTSQDLASFFDCHRAAFAHFGGVPMTIVYDRTKTVVRRHVAPGEAVPLHPEAVAFSGHYDFDIDVLAAYRPQGKGRVERQVLIVRDHVLSGRAFSSIDEMNAAFAAWVPLRRAKVHGTHGEIIGHRAVRDHVALRPLPPTPYAVAQRHLRHVGKDCLVAFDANLYSVPARKVRPRQLVEIRATRSQVTLHSTVPGADGETLLAAHPRAVGRGARVVDERHWDGLPTGAGRRVTTGDVLPPPRRDQPLGPEAGPLQALLNRAAAASVEVGRRPLSVYDELTGTRPFTTNQATRKPS, from the coding sequence GTGGTCTTGGACCCGCATCGCTGGCTGGAGTTGAGGCGGTTCCGCGGTCTGTACGAGTCCGGCGCGATGAGCCTGCGGGAGATCGCCAAGGAGACCGGACTGAACCGCCGCACGGTCACGAAGTACTTGTCGGGCGAGGCTCCCGTCGCGCCGCCGAAACGGACGGCCGAGGGACGGCAGCATCGGCGGGCAGTCGATGAGGTCGCCCCGCTCATCGACGCGATGCTCAACTCGGAGATCCTTCTGAAGGCATCCGTGATCCACGAGCGCCTGGCCTCGGAGTACGGGGTCACCATCAACTACCAGCGGGTCAAGATCTATCTCCAGGAGGCCCGGCCCCGCATCGCCGAGGAACTCGGCATCAGCCCGGGCGAACTGGCGGGCCTGCACCGACGGTTCGAGGTGATCCCAGGCGCCCAGGCCCAGGTCGACTGGGGCGACGAAGGCAAGATCCTCGCCCACGTCGGGATCCCGAAGGTCTACTCGTTCCACATGACGCTGTCCTACTCACGCGATCCGTTCTGCTGCTTCACCACCAGCCAGGACCTGGCGAGTTTCTTCGACTGCCACCGGGCCGCGTTCGCACACTTCGGCGGGGTGCCGATGACGATCGTCTACGACCGCACCAAAACCGTCGTGCGCCGGCACGTCGCGCCGGGCGAGGCGGTCCCGCTGCACCCGGAAGCCGTCGCGTTCTCCGGGCACTACGACTTCGACATCGACGTCCTGGCCGCCTACCGGCCCCAGGGCAAGGGACGGGTCGAGCGCCAGGTGTTGATCGTCCGCGACCATGTGCTGTCCGGACGGGCTTTCTCCTCGATCGACGAGATGAATGCCGCCTTCGCGGCCTGGGTGCCGCTGCGGCGGGCGAAGGTGCACGGCACCCACGGCGAGATCATCGGCCACCGGGCAGTGCGGGATCACGTGGCCCTGCGGCCACTGCCGCCGACTCCGTATGCGGTCGCCCAGCGGCATCTGCGGCACGTCGGAAAGGACTGCCTGGTCGCCTTCGACGCGAACCTCTACTCCGTGCCCGCCCGCAAGGTCCGCCCACGCCAGCTGGTCGAGATCCGGGCGACCAGGTCGCAGGTCACACTGCACTCCACTGTCCCGGGCGCCGACGGGGAAACTCTGCTGGCTGCCCATCCGAGGGCGGTCGGCCGCGGCGCCCGGGTCGTGGACGAGAGGCACTGGGACGGCTTGCCCACCGGAGCCGGACGCCGCGTCACCACCGGCGATGTCTTGCCCCCGCCCCGCCGTGACCAGCCTCTGGGGCCCGAGGCCGGTCCGCTGCAAGCCCTGTTGAACAGGGCCGCTGCCGCCAGTGTCGAGGTCGGCCGCCGCCCGCTGTCCGTCTATGACGAACTGACCGGCACCCGCCCCTTCACCACCAACCAAGCGACGAGGAAACCCTCTTGA
- a CDS encoding 2OG-Fe(II) oxygenase: protein MTEQALKEVSNWHESVPSKPLHLVDFLKEQWAARLADLLATLPVWTRFCRIYDGADSDRAVTEEEWEKSPLKWARSWLAGGSNLEKALHSGVLTDRNRRTLEQILAFSTLGGPLTAWLSAATGVELDDRGTFELAAYSAGDCLGEHQDRIEERVFAVNFYLDPHYAVGSGGRLGYRNEEGEVSYVDPLFNSVSILPIQKDSFHWVEEFQGVGRGRLTISVGQNRARGEG from the coding sequence ATGACCGAGCAGGCATTGAAGGAGGTCTCCAACTGGCATGAGTCCGTTCCGTCGAAGCCGCTTCATCTGGTAGATTTTCTGAAGGAACAATGGGCGGCACGTCTGGCTGATCTCCTTGCTACGCTGCCCGTGTGGACCCGCTTTTGTCGCATCTACGATGGTGCGGACTCCGATCGTGCAGTCACTGAAGAGGAGTGGGAAAAGAGCCCACTCAAGTGGGCCCGTAGCTGGCTGGCCGGCGGCTCGAACCTAGAGAAGGCCCTCCACAGCGGAGTGCTTACCGACCGGAACCGAAGGACGCTGGAGCAGATCCTCGCGTTCTCCACTCTAGGTGGGCCCTTGACTGCATGGCTTTCGGCTGCGACCGGAGTCGAACTCGATGACAGGGGTACTTTCGAGTTGGCTGCTTACAGTGCGGGGGACTGTCTTGGTGAGCACCAGGACCGCATCGAAGAACGCGTCTTCGCTGTCAACTTCTACCTTGACCCGCATTATGCCGTGGGTTCCGGCGGCCGTCTCGGTTATCGGAACGAAGAAGGCGAAGTCTCGTACGTAGATCCTCTCTTCAATTCGGTGTCGATCCTCCCTATCCAGAAGGACTCATTCCACTGGGTGGAGGAGTTCCAAGGGGTTGGCCGTGGGCGGCTCACTATCAGTGTCGGGCAAAACCGTGCCCGGGGGGAGGGATGA